The proteins below come from a single Microbacterium sp. SLBN-154 genomic window:
- the hemW gene encoding radical SAM family heme chaperone HemW: MGAALPVGEPAPADGSLPAGTVIDPAVPFGAYLHIPFCRVRCGYCDFNTYTATELRGARQDDYAETLLREVELARRVLSESGRLRPVETVFFGGGTPTLLPADDLVRMLDGVRAAFPGAVDPEVTVEANPDTVDEEVARRLAEAGVTRLSIGMQSAVPHVLATLDRSHRTGAVATAVAAAREAGLGVSIDLIYGAPGESLADWRTSLETAIALDPDHLSAYALIVEDGTALARRIRRGELALPDDDLQAEMYELADDLLTAAGMAWYEVSNWARTPADRCRHNAAYWRGSDWWGFGPGAHGHVAGTRFWNVRHPAAYAQRLAEGLSPAAGREVLSPSSRLLEAVLLGVRTHEGLATSSLPSGASAALPGLVADGLVEPHTVDRVRLTRRGRLLADHVVRTLTA, translated from the coding sequence GTGGGAGCTGCACTTCCCGTCGGTGAACCCGCCCCGGCCGACGGCTCGCTGCCTGCCGGCACGGTGATCGATCCGGCGGTGCCCTTCGGCGCCTATCTGCACATCCCCTTCTGTCGGGTGCGCTGCGGGTACTGCGACTTCAACACCTACACCGCGACCGAGCTGCGCGGCGCCAGGCAGGATGATTACGCCGAGACCCTGCTGCGCGAAGTGGAGCTCGCCCGCCGCGTGCTGTCTGAGTCCGGGCGGCTGCGACCGGTCGAGACGGTGTTCTTCGGCGGGGGCACACCCACCCTTCTTCCCGCCGACGACCTGGTGCGCATGCTCGACGGCGTGCGTGCGGCGTTCCCGGGAGCCGTCGATCCCGAAGTGACGGTGGAGGCCAACCCCGACACCGTCGACGAGGAGGTCGCACGCCGCCTCGCGGAGGCCGGGGTGACCAGGCTCTCGATCGGCATGCAGTCCGCTGTTCCCCACGTCCTGGCGACGCTGGATCGCTCGCACCGCACCGGCGCGGTGGCAACAGCCGTGGCCGCCGCCCGCGAGGCCGGGCTCGGCGTCAGCATCGACCTGATCTACGGCGCTCCGGGGGAATCACTGGCCGACTGGCGCACGTCGCTCGAGACGGCGATCGCACTCGACCCCGACCACCTGTCCGCCTACGCCCTCATCGTCGAGGACGGGACGGCGCTGGCCCGCCGCATCCGACGGGGGGAACTCGCCCTGCCCGACGACGATCTGCAGGCGGAGATGTACGAGCTCGCAGACGATCTGCTCACCGCGGCAGGGATGGCGTGGTACGAGGTGTCCAACTGGGCTCGGACCCCCGCCGATCGCTGCCGCCACAACGCCGCCTACTGGCGGGGGAGCGACTGGTGGGGGTTCGGCCCCGGCGCGCACGGCCACGTCGCCGGAACCCGCTTCTGGAACGTGCGTCATCCGGCCGCCTACGCCCAACGGCTCGCCGAGGGCCTGTCCCCCGCGGCGGGGCGCGAGGTCCTGTCGCCGTCCTCCCGGCTCCTCGAGGCGGTTCTCCTCGGCGTCCGCACCCACGAGGGTCTCGCCACCTCATCCCTCCCGTCGGGCGCGAGTGCCGCCCTCCCTGGGCTCGTGGCGGACGGCCTGGTCGAACCACACACCGTCGATCGGGTGCGGCTCACCCGGCGCGGCCGACTCCTGGCCGACCACGTCGTTCGCACGCTCACGGCCTGA
- a CDS encoding DUF1990 family protein, which yields MRRGTFRDDTVDYAAVGATQAADLMHFPPERSIPAEESWRIGSGEDRFRAAGESLLSWSAQRGAGLELTDVRPAAGPMYAGVSFDENGAPIAPSKLEVEQRYDSDGTPFVTAGATVHLGGRVAGMRADGELRVIFAVEEPRRIGFALGTVQGSVVSGEESFMLEWHDNDEVWFTVRAFDAPQALLYRLFPALTRRRRRELFTRYLRAISPLYATPA from the coding sequence ATGCGCCGCGGAACCTTCAGGGATGACACGGTCGACTACGCCGCCGTCGGGGCGACGCAAGCCGCCGATCTCATGCACTTCCCGCCGGAGCGGAGCATCCCGGCCGAGGAGTCCTGGCGGATCGGCAGCGGGGAGGATCGGTTCCGCGCAGCCGGCGAGTCGCTGCTGTCGTGGAGCGCTCAGCGCGGAGCGGGTCTCGAACTGACCGACGTCCGTCCCGCCGCCGGCCCGATGTACGCCGGCGTGAGCTTCGACGAGAACGGCGCGCCGATCGCCCCGAGCAAGCTCGAGGTCGAGCAGCGCTACGACTCCGACGGCACCCCCTTCGTCACCGCCGGCGCGACCGTTCACCTGGGCGGCCGGGTCGCCGGAATGCGCGCCGACGGCGAACTCCGGGTCATCTTCGCGGTCGAGGAACCCCGACGCATCGGCTTCGCCCTCGGCACGGTGCAGGGGTCGGTCGTCAGCGGCGAGGAATCGTTCATGCTCGAGTGGCACGACAACGACGAGGTCTGGTTCACGGTCCGCGCCTTCGACGCGCCGCAGGCGCTGCTTTACCGGCTCTTCCCCGCCCTCACCCGGCGCCGGCGCCGCGAACTGTTCACCCGCTACCTGCGTGCCATCTCCCCGCTGTACGCCACCCCCGCCTGA